One genomic region from Argentina anserina chromosome 2, drPotAnse1.1, whole genome shotgun sequence encodes:
- the LOC126785515 gene encoding xyloglucan galactosyltransferase MUR3, producing the protein MRRRSPTNFPSEQMEKGAGKNQNTRICFLASLSVFFWMLLLYFHFIVLGSSTSTVDQSGKLEVGPMYSDSQPILVTPQMEKPTTEPEPKPKKPIPVISEPVVKNVEKKEAKPAVTRKIGPLVETTESGEGEKYPFTRALRTVENKSDPCGGRYIYVHDLPPRFNEDMLKECRSLSLWTNMCKFTTNAGLGPPLENVEGVFENTSWYATNQFAVDVIFTNRMKQYECLTNDSSLAAAVFVPFYAGFDIARYLWGFNISRRDAASLDLVDWLMKRPEWRVMGGKDHFLVAGRITWDFRRLTENEGDWGNKLLFLPAARNMSMLVVESSPWNANDFGIPYPTYFHPAKDADVLIWQDRMRNLERKWLFSFAGAPRPGNVKSIRGQIIDQCKSSKVGKLLECDFGESKCHSPSSIMQMFQSSLFCLQPQGDSYTRRSAFDSMLAGCIPVFFHPGSAYAQYTWHLPRDYTTYSVFIPEDDIRKKNITIEERLSQIPPEKVKAMREEVINLIPRVVYADPRSKLETFKDAFDVSVQAIIDKVTKARKDIVEGRTDDNFIEEISWKYALLEEGQREVGPHEWDPFFAKQKDGNADSGEAAKNSWENEQRQHS; encoded by the coding sequence ATGAGGAGGCGGTCGCCGACGAATTTCCCGTCGGAGCAAATGGAGAAGGGGGCTGGGAAGAATCAGAACACCAGGATTTGTTTCCTGGCGTCATTGTCGGTTTTCTTCTGGATGCTTCTGttgtattttcatttcattgtGCTTGGTAGTAGTACTAGTACCGTGGATCAATCTGGGAAGCTAGAGGTTGGTCCTATGTATTCGGACTCGCAGCCGATCCTAGTCACTCCTCAGATGGAGAAACCAACCACTGAACCTGAACCTAAGCCGAAGAAGCCGATTCCTGTGATCAGTGAGCCTGTAGTGAAGAATGTAGAGAAGAAAGAAGCTAAGCCGGCCGTTACTCGTAAAATCGGTCCCCTTGTGGAGACTACTGAGAGTGGGGAGGGTGAGAAGTACCCGTTTACGAGGGCGCTGAGGACGGTGGAGAACAAGAGTGATCCGTGTGGTGGGAGGTACATTTATGTTCATGACCTGCCGCCGAGGTTCAATGAGGATATGCTGAAAGAGTGTAGGAGTTTGAGCTTGTGGACTAATATGTGCAAGTTTACAACCAATGCAGGGCTTGGTCCTCCGCTTGAGAATGTGGAGGGGGTGTTTGAGAATACGAGCTGGTATGCCACCAACCAGTTTGCTGTGGATGTTATATTTACGAATCGGATGAAGCAGTATGAGTGCTTGACGAATGACTCGTCCCTTGCGGCAGCTGTGTTTGTTCCTTTTTATGCTGGTTTTGATATTGCACGGTACCTTTGGGGGTTCAATATATCAAGGAGGGATGCGGCATCGTTGGATCTGGTTGATTGGCTGATGAAGAGGCCGGAGTGGAGGGTTATGGGTGGCAAAGATCATTTTCTCGTTGCAGGCAGGATTACATGGGATTTCCGGAGACTTACGGAGAATGAAGGGGATTGGGGTAATAAGCTTCTCTTTTTGCCGGCTGCTAGAAATATGTCAATGCTTGTGGTGGAGTCAAGCCCCTGGAATGCCAATGATTTTGGTATTCCATATCCTACATACTTTCATCCAGCAAAAGATGCTGATGTATTGATCTGGCAGGATCGTATGAGAAATTTAGAGCGTAAATGGCTCTTCTCATTTGCTGGTGCTCCACGGCCTGGCAATGTCAAGTCGATTAGAGGGCAGATTATTGATCAATGCAAGAGCTCAAAGGTTGGCAAGCTGTTGGAGTGCGATTTCGGTGAAAGCAAGTGTCATTCCCCAAGCAGTATCATGCAGATGTTTCAGAGCTCCCTTTTCTGCCTGCAACCTCAGGGTGATTCATACACACGAAGATCTGCGTTTGATTCAATGTTGGCTGGTTGCATACCTGTCTTCTTCCATCCGGGGTCAGCATATGCACAATATACCTGGCATCTTCCAAGAGATTATACAACATATTCAGTGTTCATCCCAGAGGATGATATTCGTAAGAAGAATATCACCATAGAGGAAAGGCTCAGTCAAATTCCCCCGGAGAAGGTGAAAGCCATGAGGGAAGAAGTTATAAACCTTATTCCAAGGGTAGTGTATGCTGACCCTCGCTCAAAGCTGGAGACTTTCAAAGATGCATTTGATGTTTCTGTACAAGCAATCATCGACAAGGTTACTAAGGCAAGGAAGGACATTGTTGAAGGCCGTACGGATGATAACTTTATTGAGGAGATTAGTTGGAAGTATGCTTTGTTGGAGGAGGGACAGCGTGAGGTCGGACCTCATGAATGGGATCCTTTCTTTGCAAAGCAGAAGGATGGCAATGCCGATTCAGGTGAAGCTGCAAAAAATTCCTGGGAGAATGAACAGCGTCAACACTCATGA
- the LOC126784099 gene encoding early light-induced protein, chloroplastic-like, which produces MTFWYLESTVDATTAMQSILGNSVAYGAGGKNRSLNLPGTVPASYAVSIYLRVRSMAEDGQKKQPTTVTKASKNPEPTAAPPPSPSPRSPKLSDVFAFSGPAPERINGRLAMVGFVVALAVELSKGQDVFAQISSGPGVPLFIGTSVLLSVASLVPLLKGVAVESKSDGIMNSDAELWNGRLAMLDLVALAFTEYVTGSTLV; this is translated from the exons ATGACGTTTTGGTAC CTTGAATCTACAGTGGATGCAACAACTGCTATGCAATCGATCCTTGGCAACTCCGTTGCCTACGGAGCTGGCGGCAAGAACAGATCACTGAACCTACCGGGTACTGTTCCTGCTAGTTATGCAGTATCAATCTATCTCCGTGTGCGCTCTATGGCCGAG GATGGTCAAAAGAAGCAACCAACAACTGTAACAAAAGCGTCCAAGAATCCAGAGCCAACTGCAGCTCCTCCACCTTCACCTTCTCCCCGTTCTCCCAAGCTTTCAGACGTGTTTGCATTCAGCGGACCGGCACCTGAAAGAATCAACGGCAGGCTGGCAATGGTGGGCTTCGTTGTGGCTCTGGCTGTCGAACTATCAAAGGGGCAAGATGTGTTTGCTCAGATATCCAGTGGCCCCGGAGTACCATTGTTCATCGGCACTAGTGTTTTGCTATCAGTGGCCTCCCTGGTTCCTCTACTGAAAGGAGTGGCCGTGGAGTCCAAATCCGATGGGATCATGAACTCAGATGCAGAGCTCTGGAATGGAAGGTTGGCCATGTTGGATCTGGTGGCTTTGGCCTTCACCGAGTACGTGACTGGCAGTACCTTAGTGTAG
- the LOC126784492 gene encoding senescence/dehydration-associated protein At4g35985, chloroplastic-like yields the protein MQSSPHGKRKSPRVGRRQVHSRDIFDDNISLATIIKVGEELQWPLTKDELVVKIDHFHYLFSLPMRYGDPLSYGVTFPEQYVSHLGFLDSFLKEHSCFTITSNSSATKNFKGVDWKEYALRIEDYNNVLAKAIAGGTGQIVRGIFMCSNAYANQLHKGG from the coding sequence ATGCAGAGTTCACCTcatggaaaaaggaaaagccCTAGAGTTGGCCGCCGGCAAGTTCATTCTCGAGACATCTTCGACGACAATATCTCTCTGGCCACCATCATCAAAGTCGGTGAAGAGCTCCAGTGGCCCTTGACGAAAGACGAGCTAGTGGTGAAGATAGATCATTTCCACTACCTCTTCTCTCTGCCTATGAGATATGGTGATCCTCTGAGCTACGGGGTCACTTTTCCGGAGCAGTATGTGAGTCACTTGGGGTTTCTGGATTCGTTTTTGAAGGAGCACTCGTGCTTTACGATCACTTCGAACAGTAGTGCTACGAAGAATTTTAAGGGTGTTGATTGGAAGGAGTATGCTCTGAGGATTGAGGACTATAACAATGTGTTGGCTAAGGCAATTGCAGGAGGGACTGGTCAGATTGTTAGGGGAATCTTCATGTGTAGCAATGCTTATGCCAATCAGCTTCACAAAGGAGGCTAG
- the LOC126784101 gene encoding subtilisin-like protease SBT1.2: MECSKSQLFVSTLFLCLLSVRANTLQTYIVQLHPQGVTSSSFASKANWHLSFLEQTVSSENEDLSSRLLYSYQSAMEGFAAQLSESELESLKMLPDVIAIRPDRIHQLHTTYSYKFLGLDPALKEGAWHKSSFGRGTIIGVLDTGVWPESPSFNDHGMPRVPKKWKGICQHGVDFNSSNCNRKLIGARFFTRGHRVASVPNSPDGVQEYASPRDTHGHGTHTSSTAGGASVGMASVLGNAAGVARGMAPGAHVAVYKVCWLNGCYSSDILAAMDVAILDGVDVLSLSLGGFPIPLFDDSIAIGSFRAMEHGISVVCAAGNNGPIESSVANEAPWIATVGASTLDRRFPAIVHMGNGKVLYGQSLYPGNRLIRRTEKQVEVVYVTGDNTGSEFCFKGSLPRATVRGKIVVCDRGVNGRAEKGEVVREAGGAGMILANTEVNLEEDSVDVHVLPATLIGFQESIHLKAYINSTRRPMARIIFEGTVIGKSRAPAVAQFSARGPSYSNPSILKPDVIAPGVNIIAAWPQNMGPTGLPEDSRRVNFTIMSGTSMACPHASGITALVRSAHPKWSPAAVKSAIMTTADVTDHSGNPIMDGGKPAGVFAIGAGQVNPVRAVDPGLIYDIRPDEYVTHLCTLGYKKSDILTITHRNVSCLEILKRNRGFSLNYPSISVTFKHGMRSKMVRRRVTNVGSPHSTYLLEVVAPKDVRVKVKPQRLIFTGINQSLGYRVWFTSRKRIGKDMNFAQGHLAWMNSNNSSFHMVKSPISVTWN; encoded by the coding sequence ATGGAGTGCTCCAAATCCCAGCTATTCGTTTCGACACTCTTTCTTTGCTTGCTTTCTGTTCGGGCAAACACTCTCCAGACTTACATAGTTCAGCTTCACCCACAAGGTGTAACCAGCTCTTCTTTTGCATCCAAAGCCAATTGGCATCTCTCGTTTCTTGAACAAACCGTTTCATCTGAAAATGAAGACCTTTCTTCACGCCTTCTTTACTCTTACCAGTCTGCAATGGAAGGCTTTGCGGCTCAGCTGTCAGAGTCGGAGCTCGAGTCCCTGAAAATGCTGCCTGATGTGATTGCGATTAGGCCTGACCGAATTCACCAACTTCACaccacttattcttacaagtTCTTGGGGCTTGACCCTGCTTTGAAAGAAGGTGCTTGGCACAAGTCATCATTTGGTCGAGGAACCATCATTGGGGTGCTTGATACTGGAGTTTGGCCCGAGAGTCCAAGCTTCAACGATCATGGAATGCCGCGGGTTCCGAAGAAATGGAAGGGGATTTGCCAACACGGAGTGGACTTCAACTCCTCAAATTGCAACAGGAAACTCATTGGTGCCAGGTTCTTCACCAGAGGCCATCGTGTGGCTTCCGTGCCAAACTCACCTGATGGTGTTCAAGAGTATGCGTCTCCCCGTGACACTCATGGGCATGGTACTCACACATCATCAACAGCTGGGGGTGCTTCAGTCGGAATGGCAAGTGTTTTGGGCAATGCAGCTGGTGTGGCTCGAGGGATGGCTCCGGGAGCACATGTAGCGGTGTACAAAGTCTGTTGGCTCAATGGTTGTTATAGCTCTGATATCCTTGCTGCAATGGATGTTGCAATTTTAGATGGAGTAGAcgttctctccctctcactagGCGGCTTCCCCATTCCACTTTTCGATGACAGCATTGCCATTGGAAGTTTCCGAGCAATGGAGCATGGAATTTCAGTTGTATGTGCAGCAGGAAACAATGGTCCAATTGAAAGCTCAGTCGCCAATGAAGCTCCTTGGATTGCCACAGTCGGCGCAAGCACATTAGACCGAAGATTCCCAGCTATAGTTCATATGGGTAATGGGAAAGTCCTCTATGGTCAATCTCTGTACCCAGGAAACCGGTTGATCAGAAGAACCGAAAAGCAGGttgaagttgtttatgtgactGGTGATAATACAGGAAGTGAATTTTGCTTCAAAGGGTCTCTCCCAAGAGCAACAGTACGCGGCAAGATAGTGGTTTGTGACCGTGGCGTCAATGGCAGGGCAGAGAAAGGTGAAGTGGTAAGGGAAGCTGGAGGGGCTGGAATGATTTTGGCCAATACAGAGGTAAACCTGGAGGAGGACTCGGTTGATGTTCATGTGCTGCCTGCAACTCTGATTGGCTTCCAAGAGTCCATTCACTTGAAGGCTTACATAAACTCTACAAGGAGACCAATGGCTAGAATTATTTTTGAAGGCACAGTTATAGGCAAGTCCAGAGCACCAGCAGTAGCTCAGTTCTCAGCTAGAGGACCCAGTTATTCAAACCCTTCAATCCTCAAACCTGATGTGATTGCTCCAGGAGTCAACATTATTGCTGCTTGGCCTCAAAATATGGGTCCCACCGGCCTTCCAGAAGACTCTAGGAGAGTAAACTTCACTATCATGTCAGGGACTTCAATGGCATGCCCTCATGCCAGTGGAATCACGGCCCTTGTACGCTCAGCTCATCCGAAATGGAGCCCCGCAGCTGTCAAATCTGCGATTATGACGACTGCTGATGTAACTGATCATTCAGGTAATCCGATAATGGATGGAGGCAAACCAGCCGGAGTTTTTGCAATCGGAGCTGGACAAGTAAACCCTGTGAGAGCTGTTGATCCGGGGTTGATCTATGACATCAGGCCAGACGAGTATGTCACTCATTTGTGCACTCTTGGATACAAGAAATCAGATATCTTAACAATCACTCACAGAAATGTTAGCTGCTTGGAAATTTTGAAGAGGAATAGAGGTTTCAGCCTCAATTACCCCTCCATTTCAGTAACTTTCAAACACGGCATGAGAAGTAAAATGGTCAGACGACGAGTAACAAATGTGGGGAGTCCTCATTCGACTTACTTGCTGGAAGTAGTGGCACCTAAGGATGTTAGAGTGAAAGTTAAGCCTCAAAGATTAATTTTCACAGGCATCAACCAGAGCTTGGGTTATAGGGTATGGTTCACATCAAGGAAGAGAATCGGAAAAGATATGAACTTCGCACAAGGACATTTGGCATGGATGAATTCTAACAATAGTAGCTTTCACATGGTCAAAAGTCCCATTTCTGTGACTTGGAATTAA
- the LOC126784504 gene encoding photosystem II reaction center Psb28 protein, whose amino-acid sequence MAALQSSLAFFSPVSHCLQQSYTLSGLLPCVAHRSAKSTFNGQSLRISRPQWAPLRQSIQASRSIRMMATTRIQFIQGTDEQTIPDVRLTKSKDGTNGMAIFRFEQPSVFDSSGEVGDITGFYMIDEEGVLSSVDVNAKFVNGKPAGVEAKYIMRTPREWDRFMRFMERYANDNGLSFIKS is encoded by the exons ATGGCAGCCTTGCAGTCTTCACTTGCATTCTTCTCTCCAGTCTCCCACTGTCTCCAGCAATCATACACACTCTCTG GGTTGTTACCCTGCGTGGCTCATAGAAGTGCAAAATCAACATTCAATGGCCAGTCTTTGCGCATTTCTCGGCCCCAATGGGCACCACTGAGACAGTCTATTCAAGCTTCTAGGTCCATCAGAATGATGGCGACAACAAGAATTCAATTTATCCAGGGAACTGATGAGCAGACAATACCAGATGTGCGGCTTACCAAATCGAAAGATGGTACCAATGGCATGGCTATATTCAGGTTTGAGCAGCCTTCTGTCTTCGACTCGTCTGGCGAAGTTGGTGATATCACTGGCTTTTACATGATTGATGAAGAAGGGGTCCTTTCATCTGTTGATGTTAACGCAAAATTTGTCAACGGGAAGCCTGCAGGGGTTGAAGCAAAGTACATAATGCGGACGCCAAGAGAATGGGACAGATTCATGAGATTCATGGAGCGCTATGCTAATGACAACGGCTTGAGTTTCATCAAAAGTTGA
- the LOC126783411 gene encoding bifunctional TH2 protein, mitochondrial-like — protein MVDEAGLARRLWIKFKDSSVFALYTPFFVGLASATLDSHTFRHFVSQDLHFLKAFALAYEMAEDCADDDDDKVAIRALRKRVVQRLQMHDKLMQEWGLEIPDESVSNDATTKYTDFLHATASGKVEGGKVPGKIATPFEKTKLAAYTLAAVAPFIRLYAYISNEIQGILDPDDDSHIYKRWIDSFSSTDFEETALQNEEMLDKLSVSLTGEELEILEKLYHQAMKLEVDFIINSGLPIPQKDVVPLSRVHDFTECHLTILCDFDLACTAFDSSAILAEIAIRTVPKSESNGSETRLIRLSSADLRSTWDILSSQYTEEFEQCVETIVASEKAEGFHYEDLCSALEQLAEFERKANERVVQSEVLKGLNLEDIKRAGQALILQDGCRSFFQKIVKDENLNTDVHVLSYCWCSDLIASAFSSGDLNVLTVHSNELAYDESVTTGEIIKKLESPMDKLQAFTGILKGPCKSREDKHKHLTVYIGGSVGDFLCLLQADIGIVIGSSSSLRRLGDHFGVSFVPLFSGLVKRQRQRAADEDGSSQWKPLSGTLYTVSSWAEIHAFILGTYAPPPS, from the exons ATGGTCGACGAAGCAGGCCTCGCACGGCGGCTCTGGATCAAGTTCAAAGACTCCTCCGTCTTCGCTCTCTACACTCCCTTCTTCGTCGGCCTCGCCTCCGCCACTCTCGACTCCCACACCTTCCGCCATTTCGTCTCTCAGGACCTCCATTTCCTCAAGGCCTTTGCTCTCGC gtatGAAATGGCGGAGGATTGcgccgacgacgacgacgacaaGGTCGCGATACGCGCTTTGAGGAAGCGCGTGGTCCAGAGGCTTCAAATGCACGATAAGCTGATGCAG GAATGGGGACTTGAAATTCCggatgagagtgtttctaatgATGCAACAACCAAATACACAGATTTCTTGCATGCAACAGCGTCAGGGAAAGTTGAAGGAGGAAAAGTTCCGGGTAAAATTGCAACACCATTTGAGAAGACAAAACTTGCTGCTTATACGCTTGCTGCTGTGGCTCCTTTCATTAGGCTCTATGCATATATAAGCAATGAGATTCAGGGCATTCTGGATCCTGATGATGATAGTCACATCTATAAGAGGTGGATTGATAGTTTCTCGTCTACAGATTTTGAG GAAACAGCTCTACAAAATGAAGAGATGCTAGATAAGCTTAGTGTGTCTTTGACCGGAGAGGAGCTTGAGATATTAGAGAAGCTGTATCATCAAGCTATGAAACTTGAAGTAGATTTCATCATAAATAGTGGACTGCCAATTCCTCAGAAAGATGTAGTCCCTTTGTCTCGGGTTCATGACTTTACTGAGTGCCATCTTACCATACTTTGTGACTTTGACTTGGCATGCACTGCATTTGATTCCTCTGCCATATTAGCAGAGATTGCCATCAGAACAGTACCAAAGAGTGAATCTAATGGATCTGAAACCCGACTTATCCGGTTGTCTTCCGCAGACTTAAGGAGCACATGGGATATCCTTTCCTCCCAATATACAGAAGAGTTTGAACAGTGTGTAGAAACCATCGTGGCCAGTGAGAAAG CGGAAGGATTTCATTATGAAGATCTATGCAGTGCCCTGGAACAACTTGCAGAATTTGAGAGAAAGGCAAATGAAAGGGTGGTTCAGTCAGAAGTACTAAAGGGTTTGAATCTGGAGGATATAAAACGGGCTGGCCAGGCTCTCATCCTTCAGGATGGTTGCAGAAGCTTCTTTCAGAAGATTGTGAAGGATGAAAACCTGAATACTGATGTTCATGTACTATCATACTGTTGGTGTAGTGATCTCATTGCATCAGCCTTTTCTTCAG GAGATCTAAATGTCTTAACTGTACATTCGAATGAATTGGCCTACGATGAATCAGTTACCACTGGTGAAATTATCAAGAAGTTGGAGTCTCCAATGGATAAGCTTCAAGCTTTCACTGGCATCCTAAAGGGTCCCTGCAAGAGTAGAGAAGACAAACACAAGCACTTGACAGTTTATATCGGAGGATCAGTGGGCGACTTCCTTTGTCTGCTTCAAGCAGATATTGGTATAGTAATCGGCTCAAGTTCATCCCTAAGGAGACTAGGTGATCATTTTGGCGTTTCTTTTGTCCCATTATTCTCTGGCTTGGTGAAGCGGCAGAGACAACGTGCTGCAGATGAAGACGGTTCCTCTCAATGGAAACCACTGTCTGGCACTCTGTACACAGTCTCTAGCTGGGCCGAAATACACGCATTCATTTTAGGTACATATGCACCTCCCCCCTCATAA